The following coding sequences lie in one Camelus bactrianus isolate YW-2024 breed Bactrian camel chromosome 8, ASM4877302v1, whole genome shotgun sequence genomic window:
- the C8H6orf120 gene encoding UPF0669 protein C6orf120 homolog: MAAPWTGALLVLLATQAASCADGLAEEEEVPAEWVLLHVVQGQIGAGNYSYLRLNHEGKIVLQMRSLRGDADLYVSDSTLHPSFDDYALQAVTCGPDVVLVPAHFRRPVGIGVYGHPSHRESEFEMKVYLDTAVEPPLPGAAAPSDGADAGHARADAPQDASQEEESVLWTILISILKLVLEILF, translated from the coding sequence ATGGCCGCCCCCTGGACGGGCGCGCTCCTGGTCCTTCTGGCGACCCAGGCCGCCTCCTGCGCCGACGGCCttgcggaggaggaggaggtcccGGCGGAGTGGGTCCTGCTGCACGTCGTGCAAGGCCAGATCGGCGCCGGCAACTACAGCTACCTGCGGCTGAACCACGAGGGGAAAATCGTGCTGCAGATGCGCAGCCTGCGCGGCGACGCGGACCTGTACGTGTCCGACAGCACGCTGCACCCCAGCTTCGACGACTACGCGCTGCAGGCCGTCACCTGCGGCCCCGACGTGGTGCTCGTCCCCGCGCACTTCCGGCGGCCTGTGGGCATCGGCGTGTACGGGCACCCGTCCCACCGCGAGAGCGAGTTTGAGATGAAGGTGTACCTCGACACGGCCGTGGAGCCGCCGCTGCCCGGCGCGGCCGCCCCCTCCGACGGCGCGGACGCGGGGCACGCGCGCGCTGACGCCCCGCAGGACGCGTCTCAGGAAGAGGAGTCTGTTCTGTGGACGATATTAATTAGCATTCTGAAATTGGTCCTGGAAATCCTTTTTTGA